AGCATCCTGCCCTTCTCGTGCCGTTCGAGGCCGATGAAGGCATAATCGCCGTGCAGCGGATCTTGCTCGATCCAGCAACCGGCGAGAAACGCTACCATGCGGCGCTGCGCGAGGCGAAATTGACGCTTGGCCTGGTCCGACATGCCGCCATGCGGATCGGCGGCCAGCCACCCGGCGACGTGCTGCGCCTCGCGGAAGGCTTCGAGGAAGCCGTTTCCGTGTCCCAGCTTAGCGCCGGGAAATTTAAGGTATGGGGCGCGGGCGGCATTCGCCGCTATGGCCTGATCGCGATCCCCGAACGCATCCGCAAAATCGTCATCTACTCGCAACACGGCCAGGAAGCGGCACAGGCCATAGAGGACGCGCGCGGCCACCTCACTGCCAACGACCGCGAATTGAAAATCATCCTCCCGCCAGCCCCGGCGCCGATGGACTGGAACGACATTCTTCAGGAGAAAGCCAGGTGCTGATCCGAGGTTTCAAAAAATGGCCGCGAAATCAGCAAATCGCGTTGCCGATTCTCTCTGTTTTCGCGTTCGGTGCGCTGTTCAATCAGATGCAAGCAAGGAATAGCGAGCCAGTTTCGATCCACGTCGAGAACCCGCGCATTATCGACGGCGATACGCTCGAAACGCTCGATAAAAAGCGGGTGCGGTTGTCGGGAATCGATGCGCCGGATGAGGACGGTAAGGGCAATGTGCCCAAGATCGCAGCGCAGCTCTATTTGGAAGAGCTGGTGAAGCAAAATGGCGGCATGGATTGCACCAGCGATTTTCAGGACGAAAAGCTGACGATCGAGCCGATATGCAACACGCGGCGGACAAGCTGGGGCCGGTCTAACCTGTCGTGCCGGTTTCGGTCGAATGGGGCATCTGTTTCGGCAACGATGGTGCGCCATGGATATGCCGTTGATTACAGGCAACATTCAGGGCTGGCCTATGCCCGTTTCATGAAAGATGCAGCCGACGAGCGGCGAGGCCTTTGGGGTGTCGATTACGAGGCGATGAGGAATCTGGCGATCGAGAGGGGCCAGTTGCCGAACAAGTGCAAATGATCGGAGCCGGGAACCTGCCCTATTCCACCCCACGGCTGCGCCGCGCGGCTCCACGGAGCCAGCAAAGCCGTCTCCGCCCATTCGGGTGACGGTCAGGGCTATAAGGGAAGATTAGCATGAATGATGCGATGCGAACGACGATGCAGGCCGCGCCCAGGCACAGTGCATCGCCGCGCGTCGAGGCAATCGCGGCATGGCTGATCGCCGCGCTCATTCTCGCAGGCGGCGGTATCGTTGCACGCCTGATCGTCGATTATCCGCGGCTCCTGCCGAACAGCTATATCGGCTTCCTTATCTACCGCGCTGGACCCACGATTGCGCTGCTATGGGCCTGTGCCGGCGCTGCGATCGCGATCAATGCCGCGACGACACGCCTGATGCTCTTGTCCGCATTGTGCGGATCAATCGTTGCGGTTCTCGCTCTCGCCATTCTCTAGCCGCTAAATGTGCGGCCCTGGGCCGCGCCTTGCCGGTGGTGGCAGCTGCCACCGGGGGGGAACACCAAGGGCACCCGCCCTTTCGTTCCCGAAGCATAATCGACAGGACCGGGTTGCTCGACAAGTTCGGCCAGTTCCGGCGCGCTCACGCGCGCCGGGGCCTCCCTAGTCGCGCCGCCCGCACCACTCCCATCGATTTTGCTTCCCCCTCCCCATCCCGCGCTTCGCCAGCGGGTCAGAGCCGCAGGCCGCAGGCAGCGGCTTCGCCTAAAGGAGTGAAAAATGACCATCCAGACCATCCAACTGAACAAGCTGGCGCTTTCCGACCTCAACGTGCGGAAGGTGAAGCCCAAGGAAATTGAAGC
This DNA window, taken from Novosphingobium resinovorum, encodes the following:
- a CDS encoding DUF7146 domain-containing protein — its product is MGGHWRGSYGMVCCPAHNDRNPSLQVTPGKKAVLFKCWAGCSQEAVWSALNSRKINRHTSGETVDRAPEPSRRKLALQLWDSAVPIAGTAAERYLRSRAIDPTGLKVRFAPRCIVGPPDAREEHPALLVPFEADEGIIAVQRILLDPATGEKRYHAALREAKLTLGLVRHAAMRIGGQPPGDVLRLAEGFEEAVSVSQLSAGKFKVWGAGGIRRYGLIAIPERIRKIVIYSQHGQEAAQAIEDARGHLTANDRELKIILPPAPAPMDWNDILQEKARC
- a CDS encoding thermonuclease family protein yields the protein MLIRGFKKWPRNQQIALPILSVFAFGALFNQMQARNSEPVSIHVENPRIIDGDTLETLDKKRVRLSGIDAPDEDGKGNVPKIAAQLYLEELVKQNGGMDCTSDFQDEKLTIEPICNTRRTSWGRSNLSCRFRSNGASVSATMVRHGYAVDYRQHSGLAYARFMKDAADERRGLWGVDYEAMRNLAIERGQLPNKCK